From Terriglobia bacterium, one genomic window encodes:
- a CDS encoding DUF4412 domain-containing protein codes for MKRLAVSTIPILLFAISAMAQVMPSQFSADMVTHTSHGDMKGKMFFGGTNIRIDMESPGGPVSNITDITAKKNYMVMHNSQMYMEHDLSKPGPMGRGPQMPQIRQFDPTNPCANRTDMTCKQVGSETVNGRSCDKWEFSKGSQLEETNWIDKKLHVPVKSVHADGTSWELQNIKEGAQPDKLFEIPAGYQKLDMGGMMRGMGRDQ; via the coding sequence TTGAAGCGGCTTGCCGTTTCTACCATTCCTATTCTGCTGTTCGCTATCTCCGCAATGGCACAGGTAATGCCATCGCAATTTTCCGCCGATATGGTGACTCATACTTCACATGGCGATATGAAGGGAAAGATGTTTTTTGGCGGGACCAATATCCGAATCGACATGGAAAGTCCGGGCGGACCGGTCAGCAATATTACCGACATCACGGCAAAAAAGAACTACATGGTTATGCACAACAGCCAAATGTACATGGAGCATGATCTGAGTAAGCCTGGACCCATGGGCCGTGGCCCTCAAATGCCACAAATACGGCAATTCGATCCGACAAATCCGTGTGCAAATCGAACCGATATGACGTGCAAACAGGTTGGCTCGGAAACCGTGAACGGACGCTCTTGTGATAAGTGGGAGTTCAGCAAAGGTAGCCAGTTGGAAGAGACAAACTGGATCGATAAGAAATTGCATGTGCCCGTAAAGTCCGTGCACGCGGACGGTACGAGCTGGGAGCTTCAGAACATCAAGGAAGGCGCGCAGCCAGATAAATTGTTTGAAATCCCGGCAGGGTACCAGAAACTCGATATGGGCGGGATGATGCGAGGAATGGGGCGAGATCAGTAG